In Nocardia sp. NBC_00403, one DNA window encodes the following:
- a CDS encoding cytochrome P450: protein MTMPPSSAPGPSGRAQLGSPIDTDGPRASLYSPEFAADPHGAYREMRKRYGSLVPVDLAPGVPATLVVGYYTALRIFNDEDHFPADPRIWQQDIPTGCPVLPMMQWRPNALRNAGNEHLRYRQTNTAGLDKVDPYWLHDTVAQIATPLINSFCTAGSADLVRGYAFPLAFAVLNAMLGCPAEIAQQAATGMAAIFEGVDADRGNKMLVGALLELTQLKRAEPGDDVTTRMVQHSSGLSDTEMVHQLATLYGAGIEPQQNLIVNTMLLILTDERFGSEVLGGSLSTRDALDEVLFTDPPMANFCISFPRQPILIDDIWLPAHQPVVISMAACNNDPEISVDQHSGNRSHLSWGAGPHVCPASSMAYMIAQDAIDQLLDALPEIRLAGSLSDLTWRPGPFHRALTALPVVFPPAPPLPEL from the coding sequence ATGACAATGCCCCCGTCCTCCGCGCCCGGCCCCTCCGGTCGCGCGCAGCTCGGTTCGCCGATCGATACCGATGGCCCACGGGCGTCGCTGTATTCGCCGGAGTTCGCAGCAGACCCGCATGGCGCTTATCGCGAGATGCGGAAGAGATACGGGTCTTTGGTGCCGGTGGATTTGGCGCCGGGTGTGCCCGCCACCTTGGTGGTCGGGTACTACACGGCGCTTCGGATCTTCAACGACGAGGACCATTTCCCAGCCGACCCGCGCATCTGGCAGCAGGACATTCCCACCGGCTGCCCGGTGTTGCCGATGATGCAGTGGCGGCCGAACGCCTTGCGGAATGCCGGCAACGAGCACCTCCGCTATCGGCAAACCAACACCGCGGGTCTGGACAAGGTCGATCCCTACTGGCTGCACGACACCGTGGCCCAGATCGCGACCCCGCTGATCAATTCGTTCTGTACGGCGGGGTCCGCGGATCTGGTTCGCGGGTATGCGTTTCCACTCGCCTTCGCGGTCCTCAACGCCATGCTCGGCTGTCCGGCCGAGATCGCACAGCAGGCCGCGACCGGTATGGCGGCAATCTTCGAAGGTGTCGACGCGGACCGTGGCAACAAGATGCTCGTCGGTGCGCTGCTGGAGCTGACGCAGCTCAAACGCGCCGAACCCGGCGACGATGTCACCACGCGGATGGTGCAGCACTCTTCCGGTCTGAGCGATACGGAGATGGTGCACCAGTTGGCCACGCTCTACGGCGCGGGCATCGAACCGCAGCAGAATCTGATCGTCAACACCATGCTGCTGATCCTCACCGACGAGCGATTCGGCAGCGAGGTGCTCGGCGGTAGCCTCTCGACCAGGGACGCCCTCGATGAAGTGCTGTTCACCGATCCGCCGATGGCGAACTTCTGTATCAGCTTTCCGCGACAACCGATCCTGATCGACGACATCTGGCTGCCCGCCCATCAACCGGTCGTCATCAGCATGGCCGCCTGCAACAACGATCCCGAGATCAGCGTCGACCAGCACTCCGGCAACCGGTCTCACCTATCGTGGGGCGCAGGTCCGCACGTGTGTCCCGCCAGCTCGATGGCCTACATGATCGCCCAGGACGCCATCGACCAACTCCTCGACGCGTTGCCCGAGATCCGACTAGCCGGATCGCTGTCCGACTTGACCTGGCGCCCTGGCCCGTTCCACCGGGCATTGACCGCGCTACCGGTCGTCTTCCCGCCGGCACCGCCGCTACCGGAGCTGTAG
- a CDS encoding class I SAM-dependent methyltransferase yields MGHQPTVADVFRPLLRAALGPRPAIGFEFWDGSAIHPEGEYPGTMRVRSKDALSHLVWAPGELGLGRAFVSGTVDLDGDLFKILRSLQSTAPRDARLGLDAAWKAVGAARQLGTLGRPPQPPPEEARPRRGKLHTTRRDAAAISHHYDVGNDFYRLVLGPSMTYSCARFAAPGDDGRRGADAALSLEDAQRAKHDLICRKLGLAEQQGMRLLDVGCGWGSMAMHAASTYDAQVVGVTISKAQADLARERVAEAGMSASVEIRLADYRELRGETFDAISSIGMFEHVGTERAAEYFDTLRTLLRPEGRLLNHAISSAGGSTMRSRSFIGRYVFPDGELLDVGEVVLAMERAGFEVRDVESLREHYALTLRTWVANLEEAWDQAVSLVGEGRARVWRLYMAASALGFEDGGLGIHQVLAVVPDAQGHAGMPATRRAWG; encoded by the coding sequence ATGGGCCACCAGCCAACAGTCGCCGACGTGTTTCGACCTTTGCTGCGCGCCGCACTCGGGCCCCGACCGGCGATCGGGTTCGAGTTCTGGGACGGAAGCGCAATCCACCCCGAGGGGGAGTATCCGGGCACGATGCGCGTGCGATCCAAGGACGCGCTCAGCCACCTGGTGTGGGCGCCTGGCGAACTCGGCCTCGGCCGCGCTTTCGTCTCCGGCACTGTCGATCTCGACGGCGATCTTTTCAAGATCCTTCGATCACTGCAGTCGACGGCGCCCCGCGACGCCCGCCTCGGTCTCGACGCCGCGTGGAAAGCCGTCGGCGCGGCGCGGCAACTCGGCACGCTCGGTCGACCGCCGCAGCCACCTCCCGAGGAGGCACGGCCGCGGCGCGGGAAGCTGCACACCACACGCCGCGACGCGGCGGCGATCAGCCATCACTACGACGTCGGCAACGACTTCTACCGGTTGGTGCTCGGGCCGAGCATGACCTACTCCTGCGCACGGTTCGCCGCACCAGGCGACGACGGTCGTCGCGGCGCGGATGCCGCGCTGTCGCTCGAAGACGCCCAACGCGCCAAGCACGACCTGATCTGCCGCAAACTCGGTCTGGCCGAGCAGCAGGGGATGCGGCTGCTCGATGTCGGCTGCGGCTGGGGCTCCATGGCGATGCACGCGGCTTCGACGTACGACGCGCAGGTGGTCGGTGTCACGATCAGCAAGGCACAGGCAGATCTCGCGCGCGAGCGCGTCGCCGAGGCGGGAATGTCCGCGAGCGTCGAGATCAGACTCGCCGACTATCGCGAACTCCGTGGCGAGACATTCGATGCCATCTCCTCGATCGGCATGTTCGAGCACGTCGGAACCGAGCGCGCCGCGGAGTACTTCGACACCCTGCGCACCTTGCTTCGTCCTGAAGGACGGCTGCTCAACCACGCGATCTCCTCGGCCGGCGGGTCCACCATGCGTAGCCGCTCCTTCATCGGACGCTACGTCTTCCCGGACGGCGAACTCCTCGATGTCGGCGAGGTCGTGCTGGCCATGGAGCGCGCGGGCTTCGAAGTGCGCGATGTGGAGTCGCTGCGCGAGCACTATGCGCTGACCCTGCGCACCTGGGTGGCCAATCTGGAAGAGGCTTGGGATCAGGCGGTTTCACTGGTCGGCGAGGGCCGCGCACGGGTGTGGCGGCTCTACATGGCGGCCTCGGCCCTCGGCTTCGAGGACGGCGGCCTCGGCATCCATCAGGTGCTCGCCGTCGTGCCCGATGCACAAGGACATGCCGGTATGCCTGCGACCCGACGCGCCTGGGGCTGA
- a CDS encoding class I SAM-dependent methyltransferase: protein MSRFAWDHNAYYHRALLRHLPTPCADVLDVGCGAGAFATALAARVHHVDALDRSPEMIAAAERTVPDNVTCVRADFLRDDIVPEGRYDAVFSVAALHHMPLAEALPRMAAALRPGGVLAAIALPRTDLPRELPIELAALAAQRVCATVFATARATSGGDWYAREPTQGEMPVVLDPSLTTREVRDEATAVLPGADVRRLLFWRYLLVWRKPPEG from the coding sequence GTGAGCCGATTCGCCTGGGACCACAACGCGTACTACCACCGGGCCTTGCTCCGTCACCTCCCGACGCCGTGTGCGGATGTGCTGGATGTGGGTTGCGGCGCAGGCGCTTTCGCCACTGCGCTCGCTGCCCGAGTGCACCACGTCGATGCGCTCGACCGCTCGCCGGAGATGATCGCGGCGGCCGAACGCACGGTGCCCGACAATGTCACATGTGTGCGCGCCGACTTCCTGCGCGATGACATCGTCCCCGAAGGGCGTTATGACGCGGTCTTCTCGGTGGCCGCGCTGCACCACATGCCGCTTGCGGAAGCGTTGCCCCGCATGGCGGCAGCACTACGCCCCGGCGGGGTGCTCGCCGCGATCGCACTGCCCAGGACCGACCTGCCCCGCGAACTCCCCATCGAGCTCGCCGCACTCGCCGCGCAGCGAGTATGCGCCACGGTATTTGCTACGGCCAGGGCCACGAGCGGAGGCGATTGGTACGCACGAGAACCCACGCAAGGCGAGATGCCTGTCGTGCTCGACCCGTCCCTGACGACGCGCGAAGTCCGCGACGAGGCGACTGCGGTCCTGCCCGGCGCGGACGTCCGCCGCTTGCTCTTCTGGCGCTATCTTTTGGTCTGGCGCAAGCCCCCGGAAGGCTAG
- a CDS encoding DsbA family oxidoreductase has protein sequence MTVQVEIWTDINCPFCYLGKARFERALSEFAHHDDVEVVHRSFELDPTLSADESGPVIAKIARKYGISEAQAAANERGIGAQAAELGLPYLTEGRDYGSSFDMHRLLHHALAKGKQDELLDALYRANFAEQQSLFGDHQRLAEIAIGAGLDETGVRAVLADPDAYADAVRADEQEAAQLDATGVPFFVIDRKYGVSGAHPSTVFAQALDQAWGDREPLVQMAGGADVCGPDGCELPAHD, from the coding sequence ATGACCGTGCAGGTCGAGATCTGGACCGATATCAACTGTCCCTTCTGCTACCTGGGGAAAGCACGCTTCGAGCGGGCGTTGTCGGAGTTCGCGCACCACGACGACGTCGAGGTGGTGCATCGTTCGTTCGAATTGGATCCGACACTGTCGGCCGACGAATCAGGTCCGGTGATCGCGAAGATCGCGCGCAAATACGGGATCAGCGAGGCGCAAGCGGCGGCCAATGAACGCGGCATCGGCGCCCAGGCCGCCGAGCTCGGTCTGCCGTACCTGACCGAGGGGCGCGACTACGGCAGCTCCTTCGATATGCACCGGCTGTTGCACCACGCGCTGGCGAAGGGCAAGCAGGACGAGCTGCTCGACGCCCTCTACCGCGCGAACTTCGCGGAGCAGCAGTCCTTGTTCGGCGACCACCAGCGGTTGGCCGAGATCGCAATCGGCGCCGGCCTCGACGAAACGGGCGTCCGCGCGGTGCTCGCCGACCCCGATGCCTACGCCGACGCGGTGCGCGCCGACGAACAGGAGGCAGCGCAGCTCGACGCCACCGGTGTGCCCTTCTTCGTCATCGACCGGAAGTACGGCGTCTCCGGCGCCCATCCATCCACGGTGTTCGCCCAAGCTCTCGATCAGGCATGGGGCGATCGTGAACCCCTCGTGCAGATGGCCGGCGGTGCGGACGTCTGTGGTCCGGATGGATGCGAGCTGCCCGCTCACGATTGA
- a CDS encoding sulfite oxidase has product MTELISRAEGVRFDELALATRNHGMPLEGMRYDLTPIGMHYLLIHFDIPEVDASTWRLRVTGSVERELELSVEDIRSRPATTTPVTLECAGNGRTAMDPRNVSQPWGLEAIGTASWTGTPLRGILDECGVRDGAVEVVFTGADRGFQDNVEHNYQRSLGIGECGRPETLLAYEMNGAALPPQHGFPLRLLVPGWYGMTSVKWLREIEVVDQPFTGFQQTSAYRYQQHNHDPGEPVSRIRLRALMIPPGIPDFQTRRRTVEASAVTIRGRAWCGTAPVAGVEVGIDGVWQDAILGPVLAEFAWRGWSYVWDARPGEYLLSCRATDADGGIQPSAPVWNLQGMGNNSIQSVAVTVR; this is encoded by the coding sequence ATGACCGAGCTCATCTCGCGTGCAGAGGGCGTGCGGTTCGACGAGCTCGCCCTTGCCACGCGCAACCATGGCATGCCGCTGGAAGGCATGCGCTACGACCTCACGCCGATCGGCATGCACTACTTGCTGATTCATTTCGATATACCCGAGGTCGACGCATCGACCTGGCGGTTGCGCGTCACCGGAAGCGTCGAGCGAGAACTCGAGCTGTCTGTCGAAGACATCAGATCCCGGCCCGCGACGACGACGCCGGTCACCCTGGAATGCGCCGGCAATGGACGCACCGCGATGGACCCGCGCAACGTCAGCCAGCCCTGGGGACTGGAGGCGATCGGCACCGCATCGTGGACGGGCACACCGCTGCGCGGCATCCTCGACGAGTGTGGTGTGCGAGACGGGGCGGTCGAGGTGGTCTTCACCGGGGCCGATCGCGGTTTCCAGGACAACGTCGAGCACAACTACCAGCGCTCGCTCGGCATCGGCGAATGCGGCCGACCCGAAACGCTGCTCGCGTACGAGATGAACGGCGCGGCTTTGCCGCCGCAGCACGGCTTTCCGCTGCGGCTGCTCGTACCCGGGTGGTATGGCATGACGAGCGTCAAATGGCTGCGAGAGATAGAGGTCGTCGACCAGCCGTTCACCGGGTTCCAGCAAACGTCGGCCTACCGCTACCAACAGCACAATCACGATCCCGGGGAGCCCGTATCACGAATTAGATTGCGTGCGTTGATGATTCCACCAGGAATTCCGGACTTCCAGACTCGGCGGCGCACGGTCGAAGCGAGCGCCGTCACGATTCGCGGCCGTGCGTGGTGCGGCACCGCCCCCGTGGCAGGCGTCGAGGTCGGCATCGATGGCGTGTGGCAGGACGCAATATTGGGTCCCGTGCTCGCCGAATTCGCCTGGCGCGGGTGGAGTTACGTGTGGGACGCCCGCCCGGGTGAGTATCTGCTGAGCTGCCGCGCCACCGATGCCGACGGCGGCATCCAGCCGTCCGCACCGGTGTGGAACCTCCAGGGCATGGGAAACAATTCGATTCAGAGCGTCGCCGTCACGGTCCGCTGA
- a CDS encoding FAD-binding oxidoreductase: protein MGTTLQELRELVRAPVITADDPGYHEARTVHNGMFDRRPLVIVRPEQVADVVAAVNFARDAGHDLSIKGGGHSAPGFGTNDSGVVIDLSLMRWVHVDPRFRTARAGAGATWGDFNYATHTYGLATTGGIVSTTGIAGLTLGGGIGYLSRAYGLTIDNLLSADVVTADGQALTASPTENEDLFWALRGGGGNFGVVTSFEYRLHPVDEVYVGLFFYELEHAGALLRFFRDFIPVASEAYGAFPAFQIAPPLEFIPADRHGDTLCAAIVHWAGPLDKGKEAMQPFRDLAPRVGEMVGPMPYPALNTAFDAIFPKGIRSYWKGSFVTELTDAAIEQHLIYGPKVPEVSATMHMYPINGACHRVAAADSAFPYRNATFATVILASWQDPADDAERIQWVRDYYNATAPHSEPGGYINFMDDDDRSRVPENYGENYQRLTEAKRTYDPDNLFHLNQNISPGT from the coding sequence ATGGGCACGACATTGCAAGAATTGCGTGAGCTGGTGCGCGCACCTGTCATTACCGCCGACGATCCGGGTTACCACGAGGCACGCACGGTCCACAATGGAATGTTCGATCGCCGTCCGCTGGTCATCGTTCGACCGGAGCAAGTCGCCGACGTCGTCGCGGCAGTGAACTTCGCGCGCGACGCAGGACATGATCTCTCGATCAAGGGCGGCGGGCACAGCGCGCCCGGATTCGGTACCAACGACAGCGGCGTCGTCATCGACTTGTCATTGATGCGCTGGGTGCACGTCGACCCGAGGTTTCGCACCGCACGAGCCGGGGCCGGGGCAACCTGGGGCGACTTCAATTACGCGACACACACCTATGGGCTCGCGACGACCGGCGGGATCGTGTCGACCACCGGCATTGCCGGGCTCACCCTCGGTGGCGGTATCGGATATCTTTCCCGCGCATACGGATTGACGATCGACAACTTGCTGTCGGCCGATGTGGTCACGGCCGACGGGCAGGCACTGACCGCGAGCCCGACCGAGAACGAAGACCTCTTCTGGGCGCTGCGCGGCGGCGGTGGCAACTTCGGCGTTGTCACGTCGTTCGAGTACCGGCTACACCCCGTCGACGAGGTCTACGTCGGCCTGTTCTTCTACGAACTCGAGCACGCAGGGGCGCTGCTGCGCTTTTTCCGAGACTTCATCCCCGTCGCGTCCGAAGCCTACGGCGCATTTCCCGCCTTCCAGATCGCTCCGCCGCTGGAGTTCATCCCCGCCGACCGGCACGGCGACACGCTCTGCGCCGCGATCGTGCATTGGGCCGGACCGCTCGACAAGGGCAAAGAAGCGATGCAGCCGTTCCGAGACCTGGCGCCCAGAGTCGGCGAAATGGTCGGGCCGATGCCCTATCCAGCCCTGAACACCGCGTTCGACGCGATCTTCCCCAAGGGCATCCGCAGCTACTGGAAAGGCAGCTTCGTCACCGAATTGACCGACGCTGCCATCGAACAACACCTGATCTACGGCCCGAAAGTGCCCGAGGTGAGCGCGACAATGCATATGTATCCGATCAACGGCGCCTGCCACCGAGTCGCGGCAGCGGACAGCGCATTCCCCTATCGCAACGCGACGTTCGCGACCGTGATTCTGGCCTCCTGGCAGGATCCCGCCGACGACGCAGAGCGCATTCAATGGGTTCGCGATTACTACAACGCGACCGCACCACACTCCGAGCCCGGCGGCTACATCAATTTCATGGACGACGACGACCGGTCCCGCGTACCCGAGAATTACGGCGAGAATTACCAACGGCTTACCGAGGCCAAACGAACCTATGACCCGGACAACCTGTTCCACCTCAATCAGAACATCAGCCCGGGCACATGA
- a CDS encoding MFS transporter, whose translation MATTVESSRTSRSDRLPAGVYLLGFSLFAMGSAEFLMAGVLPAVATDLDVALSSAGMLITAFALGVVFGGPLFAVFSLRWPRRTALVATQVVFAVSIIVGLLGNYQVMLLSRVVSGLAYAGFFAVASVTAISLVTPDRNARASGVVVSGLSVAMVAGGPAGTLLSHFTDWRGGFWAVVALTLAGAIACVVGLPAGTSATDPATGSSLSRELATMRNPSLWGVYGITILTTAAYMISFNYLAAMLADITGIREVWIPAILALFGVGAFIGLSIGGRISDQRPHFALITGAVGVVILSVVMVVVIEQIWAVAPAVFLTGIAAFVLNPALYGRVFAIAADAPTIAGATTVSAFQLGISITPALAAATLTHGATLTSVYLIGTALAAAAVPLILLDRARQARSTATGNGQRATGNGQRATADITHRLNNQPSGA comes from the coding sequence ATGGCCACCACCGTAGAGTCGTCCCGGACCAGTCGCTCCGACAGGCTGCCTGCCGGGGTGTACCTGCTGGGTTTCAGCCTGTTCGCGATGGGCAGTGCTGAATTCCTGATGGCTGGAGTCCTGCCCGCGGTCGCCACCGACCTCGACGTCGCGCTCTCCTCAGCCGGAATGCTCATCACCGCGTTCGCGTTAGGCGTTGTCTTCGGCGGGCCGCTTTTCGCCGTGTTCAGCCTCCGCTGGCCACGTCGCACCGCCCTGGTTGCGACCCAGGTGGTCTTTGCCGTCAGCATCATCGTCGGCCTGCTGGGCAACTACCAAGTCATGCTGCTTTCCAGGGTCGTTTCCGGACTCGCCTACGCCGGCTTCTTCGCTGTGGCGTCGGTGACCGCGATCAGCCTGGTAACCCCGGACCGCAACGCTCGCGCGTCCGGCGTCGTGGTCAGCGGCCTCAGCGTAGCCATGGTCGCCGGTGGTCCCGCCGGGACGCTGCTCAGCCACTTCACCGATTGGCGCGGAGGATTCTGGGCCGTCGTGGCCCTGACCCTCGCCGGAGCCATTGCCTGCGTAGTCGGACTCCCCGCCGGCACATCGGCCACCGACCCGGCCACCGGGTCGAGCCTGTCACGGGAACTCGCCACGATGCGGAACCCATCGCTGTGGGGCGTATACGGGATCACCATCCTGACCACCGCGGCGTACATGATCTCGTTCAACTATCTCGCGGCCATGCTCGCCGACATCACTGGTATCCGTGAGGTCTGGATCCCGGCCATCCTGGCGCTCTTCGGGGTGGGCGCCTTCATCGGACTTTCCATCGGTGGCAGGATCTCCGATCAGCGCCCTCACTTCGCACTGATCACCGGCGCGGTCGGCGTTGTGATTCTGTCGGTCGTCATGGTTGTCGTGATCGAGCAGATCTGGGCAGTGGCGCCTGCGGTGTTCCTGACAGGTATCGCCGCGTTCGTGCTCAACCCCGCCCTCTACGGGCGCGTATTCGCCATCGCGGCCGATGCCCCCACCATCGCGGGCGCCACAACCGTGTCGGCTTTCCAGCTGGGCATCAGCATCACACCCGCGCTAGCCGCCGCGACACTCACACACGGTGCCACTCTCACCTCGGTGTACTTGATCGGAACCGCTCTCGCCGCAGCCGCTGTCCCGCTCATCCTCCTTGACCGAGCACGACAGGCACGATCAACGGCAACGGGCAACGGGCAACGGGCAACGGGCAACGGGCAACGGGCAACAGCTGACATCACCCACCGCCTGAACAACCAACCGTCCGGCGCGTGA
- a CDS encoding FAD-binding protein: MDATTDTTNNSVSEVFWDTIIIGGGAAGLSAGVVLARAQFATLVVDGGPPRNASADHMHGYLTRDGMSPSECVC; encoded by the coding sequence ATGGACGCAACAACGGATACAACGAACAACTCAGTGTCAGAGGTGTTTTGGGACACAATCATTATCGGTGGTGGGGCTGCTGGGCTATCAGCCGGCGTCGTACTCGCGAGAGCACAGTTCGCGACCTTGGTCGTTGATGGTGGTCCACCCCGGAACGCATCCGCCGACCACATGCACGGGTACCTGACACGCGATGGCATGTCGCCGAGCGAGTGTGTTTGCTGA
- a CDS encoding helix-turn-helix domain-containing protein: MEEQPSVDAVIEQIAPRLRRAREKKGVSLSDLARATGISTSTLSRLGSAQRKPSLELLLPITAALGIPLDEIATAPRILDPRVPQHPTRKDGRVLIPLSRQQGEPRAYKMTIPAHDQEPHLRTHAGYEWLYVLRGQLRAKLGDHDFIMGGGEASEFECQVPHWFGAAGRGSVEVLSLFGKHGERIHVRTRAQKR, from the coding sequence ATGGAAGAGCAACCGAGTGTCGATGCCGTGATCGAGCAGATTGCTCCCCGGTTGCGGCGCGCCCGCGAGAAGAAGGGCGTCAGTCTGTCCGACCTCGCCCGCGCTACTGGCATCTCGACCAGCACCCTGTCCCGACTGGGATCAGCTCAGCGCAAGCCCAGCCTCGAACTCCTCTTGCCGATCACCGCTGCCCTCGGCATCCCACTCGATGAGATCGCCACAGCACCCCGGATCCTCGACCCTCGCGTGCCGCAGCATCCCACCAGAAAAGACGGCCGAGTGCTGATTCCACTGTCGCGTCAACAGGGGGAACCACGTGCATACAAGATGACCATCCCCGCACACGACCAGGAACCCCACCTGCGGACCCACGCAGGCTACGAGTGGCTCTACGTGCTCCGCGGACAACTCCGCGCCAAACTCGGCGACCACGACTTCATCATGGGCGGCGGCGAAGCCTCCGAGTTCGAATGCCAGGTTCCACACTGGTTCGGCGCCGCCGGACGCGGCAGCGTCGAAGTCCTCAGCCTCTTCGGAAAGCACGGCGAACGCATCCACGTCCGCACCCGCGCCCAAAAACGCTGA
- a CDS encoding ClpP family protease, producing the protein MAHDDNNTRMFSWRAREQLLSRRILVLDGPLDDDNGTLLMTQLLTLAAEDPEAGISLWIHSPGGSVPTMLAIRDVMRLVPCEVSTLALGLACSAGQFLLSSGSRGHRFALPRARVLMHQGSAGIGGSAVDVEVQAEDLRYTVDTVLGIIAEDTRQPFDRIYEDSLHDRWFTATQAKEYGFIDHIVDSFGQIVPQRQRIGISA; encoded by the coding sequence ATGGCTCACGACGACAACAACACTCGAATGTTCAGCTGGCGAGCTCGCGAGCAACTGCTCAGCCGCCGCATACTCGTGCTCGACGGTCCGCTCGACGACGACAACGGGACGTTGCTGATGACACAGCTGCTCACGCTCGCCGCGGAGGACCCGGAGGCAGGTATTTCGCTGTGGATTCATTCTCCCGGCGGCTCGGTGCCCACGATGCTCGCGATCCGTGACGTCATGCGGCTCGTGCCATGCGAGGTTTCCACGCTCGCACTCGGATTGGCATGCAGTGCAGGGCAATTCCTGTTGTCCTCCGGCAGCAGAGGGCATCGTTTCGCCTTGCCGCGCGCCAGGGTGCTCATGCATCAGGGCTCGGCCGGCATCGGTGGCAGCGCGGTCGACGTCGAGGTCCAGGCCGAAGACCTGCGGTACACGGTGGACACCGTGCTCGGCATCATCGCTGAGGACACCAGGCAGCCCTTCGACCGGATCTACGAGGATTCGCTGCACGACCGCTGGTTCACCGCGACACAGGCCAAGGAGTACGGCTTCATCGACCACATTGTCGACTCGTTCGGGCAGATCGTGCCCCAACGCCAGCGGATCGGAATATCGGCATGA
- a CDS encoding ClpP family protease → MTSYTIPNVIAQHPRGGERITDIYSHLLAERIVYLGTPIDSGVANALIAQLLHLDSEAPEQEINLYINCEGGDLSAMLAVYDTMQHIGAPVQTTCVGQAIAVGAVLLAGGAPGRRAMLPHARVVLHQPASRGQGAIPDLILQADELVRMRAEIESILSKHTGQPPERLRHDTDRDRVFTAQAAVDYGLVDRLLEARS, encoded by the coding sequence ATGACCAGCTACACGATTCCCAATGTCATCGCGCAGCATCCGCGCGGCGGTGAGCGGATCACCGACATCTACTCGCACCTGCTCGCCGAGCGGATCGTCTACCTCGGCACGCCGATCGACTCGGGTGTGGCGAATGCGCTGATCGCACAGCTGCTGCATCTGGATTCGGAGGCACCTGAGCAGGAGATCAACCTGTACATCAACTGCGAGGGCGGCGACCTGTCTGCGATGCTCGCGGTGTACGACACCATGCAGCACATCGGCGCACCGGTGCAGACCACCTGCGTCGGTCAGGCCATCGCCGTCGGTGCGGTGTTGCTGGCGGGCGGGGCGCCCGGTCGCCGCGCCATGCTTCCGCATGCCCGAGTGGTATTGCACCAGCCCGCCTCGCGCGGACAGGGCGCGATTCCCGACCTGATCTTGCAGGCCGACGAGCTCGTGCGGATGCGCGCGGAGATCGAGTCCATCCTGTCCAAGCACACCGGACAGCCGCCGGAACGGCTGCGGCACGACACCGACCGCGATCGAGTTTTCACCGCGCAGGCCGCCGTCGACTACGGTCTCGTCGACCGCCTGCTGGAAGCGCGCTCCTGA
- a CDS encoding helix-turn-helix domain-containing protein has product MTEHPRLHSIPGGRDEQRRRPEQQSEREPLWREVLGQQLRTLRQDQRDTIAETAGRAGVSPQYLSEVERGRKEPSSEMIAALAGALGTTLGGLTEQVADELRAHRRLTLLPRSTPQSGTAPTMLALAA; this is encoded by the coding sequence ATGACCGAGCATCCGAGACTGCACTCGATCCCCGGTGGACGCGACGAGCAGCGTCGACGACCGGAGCAGCAGTCCGAACGGGAGCCGCTGTGGCGTGAAGTGCTCGGACAACAGTTACGCACGCTTCGACAGGACCAGCGCGACACCATCGCCGAAACGGCAGGACGTGCCGGCGTCTCACCGCAATACCTGTCCGAGGTGGAGCGTGGTCGCAAGGAACCCTCGAGCGAGATGATCGCCGCGCTGGCCGGGGCTCTCGGCACCACCCTCGGGGGACTGACCGAGCAGGTGGCCGACGAACTGCGCGCTCATCGCCGGCTCACCCTTCTCCCCCGGTCCACACCGCAGTCGGGCACCGCGCCGACAATGCTGGCGCTCGCGGCCTAG